One part of the Streptomyces nigra genome encodes these proteins:
- a CDS encoding sugar phosphate nucleotidyltransferase, whose amino-acid sequence MIGLVLAAGAGRRLRPYTDSLPKALVPVGPAGIEGEPTVLDLTLGNFAEIGLTEVAIIVGYRKEAVYERKAALEAKYGLKLTLIDNDKAEEWNNAYSLWCGRDALKDGVILANGDTVHPVSVEKTLLAARGEGKKIILALDTVKSLADEEMKVVVDPAKGMTKITKLMDPAEATGEYIGVTLIEGDAAPELADALKTVWETDPQQFYEHGYQELVNRGFRIDVAPIGDVKWVEIDNHDDLARGREIACQY is encoded by the coding sequence ATGATCGGCCTCGTGCTGGCGGCCGGCGCCGGACGGCGTCTGCGCCCCTACACCGACAGCCTCCCCAAGGCTCTGGTGCCGGTGGGCCCCGCGGGTATAGAGGGCGAACCGACGGTTCTCGACCTCACCCTCGGCAACTTCGCCGAGATCGGCCTCACCGAGGTCGCGATCATCGTCGGCTACCGCAAGGAGGCCGTGTACGAGCGCAAGGCGGCGCTGGAGGCCAAGTACGGCCTCAAGCTCACCCTCATCGACAACGACAAGGCCGAGGAGTGGAACAACGCCTACTCCCTGTGGTGCGGCCGTGACGCCCTCAAGGACGGCGTGATCCTCGCCAACGGCGACACCGTGCACCCGGTCTCCGTCGAGAAGACGCTGCTCGCCGCCCGCGGCGAGGGCAAGAAGATCATCCTCGCCCTGGACACGGTGAAGTCGCTGGCCGACGAGGAGATGAAGGTCGTCGTCGACCCCGCCAAGGGGATGACGAAGATCACCAAGCTGATGGACCCCGCCGAGGCCACCGGCGAGTACATCGGTGTCACCCTCATCGAGGGCGACGCCGCCCCCGAGCTGGCCGACGCCCTGAAGACCGTCTGGGAGACCGACCCGCAGCAGTTCTACGAGCACGGCTACCAGGAGCTCGTGAACCGCGGCTTCCGGATCGACGTGGCGCCGATCGGCGACGTCAAGTGGGTGGAGATCGACAACCACGACGACCTCGCCCGTGGACGGGAGATCGCGTGCCAGTACTGA
- a CDS encoding iron-containing alcohol dehydrogenase family protein, with protein MPVLTRLIPSPVVVDIRPGALDDLACVLADERISHSGKLAVAVSNGSGARLRERLAPALPGASWYEVGGGTLDDAIRLAGDIKAGHYDAVVGLGGGKIIDCAKFAAARVGLPLVAVPTNLAHDGLCSPVATLDNDAGRGSYGVPNPIAVVIDLDVIHEAPARFVRAGIGDAISNISAIADWELAHRVKGEKIDGLAAAIARQAGEAVLRHPGGIGDTGFLQVLAEALVLSGIAMSVSGDSRPSSGACHEINHAFDLLFPKRAAAHGEQCGLGAAFAMYLRGAHEESAFMAEVLRRHGLPVLPREIGFTDAEFVQAVEFAPQTRPGRYTILEHLDLTTDQIKDVYADYVKAIGS; from the coding sequence GTGCCAGTACTGACCCGGCTGATCCCCTCGCCGGTCGTCGTGGACATCCGCCCGGGTGCCCTCGACGATCTGGCCTGCGTCCTCGCCGACGAACGCATCTCCCACTCCGGCAAGCTCGCCGTCGCCGTCAGCAACGGCTCCGGCGCCCGGCTGCGGGAGCGGCTCGCTCCGGCGCTGCCCGGCGCCTCCTGGTACGAGGTCGGCGGCGGCACCCTGGACGACGCGATCCGGCTGGCCGGCGACATAAAGGCCGGCCACTACGACGCCGTCGTCGGGCTCGGCGGCGGCAAGATCATCGACTGCGCCAAGTTCGCCGCGGCGCGCGTGGGCCTGCCCCTGGTCGCCGTCCCGACGAACCTGGCGCACGACGGTCTCTGCTCGCCGGTCGCCACGCTGGACAACGACGCAGGCCGCGGCTCCTACGGCGTGCCGAACCCGATCGCGGTCGTCATCGACCTCGACGTCATCCACGAGGCCCCGGCCCGCTTCGTGCGCGCCGGCATCGGGGACGCGATCTCCAACATCTCCGCCATCGCCGACTGGGAGCTCGCCCACCGTGTCAAGGGCGAGAAGATCGACGGCCTCGCCGCCGCGATCGCCCGCCAGGCCGGCGAGGCGGTCCTGCGGCACCCCGGCGGCATAGGGGACACCGGCTTCCTCCAGGTACTGGCCGAGGCGCTGGTGCTCAGCGGTATCGCCATGTCGGTGTCGGGCGACTCCCGCCCCTCCTCCGGCGCGTGCCACGAGATCAACCACGCCTTCGACCTGCTGTTCCCGAAGCGCGCCGCCGCCCACGGCGAGCAGTGCGGACTGGGCGCGGCCTTCGCCATGTACCTGCGCGGGGCGCACGAGGAGTCGGCCTTCATGGCCGAGGTGCTGCGCCGGCACGGCCTGCCCGTGCTGCCGCGGGAGATCGGCTTCACGGACGCCGAGTTCGTGCAAGCCGTGGAGTTCGCTCCGCAGACCCGGCCCGGCCGGTACACGATCCTCGAACACCTCGACCTGACAACCGACCAGATCAAGGACGTCTACGCCGACTATGTCAAGGCCATCGGTAGCTGA